A stretch of the Kushneria konosiri genome encodes the following:
- a CDS encoding deoxyguanosinetriphosphate triphosphohydrolase has protein sequence MSQMQWEQLLAPVRLDDKTTEREREIGRSPFHKDFDRIVFSGSFRRLGRKTQVHPLTENDHIHTRLTHSLEVGCVGRSLGMIVGERLSDHLPDWITPADMGVIVQAACLSHDIGNPPFGHAGEYAIRDWFKRAEADGTGYLEALSPTERADLLTYEGNAQGFRVVTQIEYNQFRGGMRLTAPTLGAMLKYPWTVERAGLAGKFGAYQSESRQLERVAGLLGLKRLSDHAWCRHPFAWLVEAADDICYALLDLEDGLEMGILRYEEVAGVLTHIAGGEPEDYARMSRENVSQRRRVAALRGAAMERAVNEVAATFVTHEQALLEGSLEDDLLDLCHPDLGWGVSEAKKIARDRIFRNARKAKLEIGAYTTLGILLEAFIGAAHELHFTGQSSFKHQRVLALIGENTPQTQWPLYDSYRRMLDFIGGMTDNFAVDLAQEMGGRLRGE, from the coding sequence ATGAGTCAAATGCAGTGGGAGCAGTTGCTGGCCCCCGTGCGTCTGGATGACAAGACCACCGAGCGCGAGCGCGAAATCGGGCGCAGTCCTTTCCACAAGGACTTTGATCGCATCGTTTTTTCAGGCTCCTTTCGCCGTCTGGGGCGCAAGACGCAGGTGCATCCACTGACCGAAAACGATCATATCCACACCCGGTTGACCCACTCGCTGGAAGTTGGCTGTGTCGGGCGGAGTCTGGGGATGATCGTCGGCGAGCGCTTGAGTGATCATTTGCCGGACTGGATCACGCCGGCCGACATGGGCGTGATCGTTCAGGCGGCCTGCCTGAGTCATGACATCGGCAACCCGCCCTTTGGTCATGCCGGCGAGTACGCCATTCGTGACTGGTTCAAGCGCGCCGAAGCCGATGGCACCGGTTATCTCGAGGCGTTAAGTCCGACCGAGCGGGCCGATCTTCTGACCTATGAGGGTAACGCTCAGGGATTTCGGGTGGTTACCCAGATCGAATACAACCAGTTCCGTGGCGGTATGCGCCTGACCGCGCCGACACTCGGGGCGATGCTCAAGTATCCCTGGACGGTAGAGCGGGCGGGGCTGGCCGGCAAGTTCGGTGCCTATCAATCCGAAAGCCGCCAGCTTGAGCGCGTGGCCGGTCTGCTCGGGCTCAAGCGACTGAGCGATCACGCCTGGTGTCGTCATCCCTTTGCCTGGCTGGTCGAGGCGGCCGATGACATCTGCTATGCCCTGCTTGATCTTGAGGACGGTCTCGAGATGGGCATCCTGCGCTATGAGGAAGTCGCCGGCGTGTTGACCCATATTGCCGGCGGCGAGCCCGAGGATTACGCCCGCATGTCGCGCGAGAACGTCTCCCAGCGTCGGCGGGTGGCGGCGCTTCGAGGTGCTGCCATGGAGCGAGCGGTCAATGAAGTAGCGGCGACCTTTGTCACCCACGAACAGGCATTGCTGGAAGGCAGCCTTGAAGATGACCTGCTGGATCTGTGTCACCCGGATCTCGGCTGGGGGGTAAGCGAGGCCAAGAAAATTGCCCGCGATCGCATCTTTCGCAATGCGCGCAAGGCCAAGCTCGAGATCGGCGCCTACACGACGCTGGGCATTCTGCTCGAAGCCTTTATCGGTGCGGCGCACGAGCTGCATTTCACCGGCCAGTCGAGCTTCAAGCATCAGCGCGTGCTGGCCCTGATCGGGGAAAACACGCCGCAGACCCAATGGCCGCTGTATGACAGCTATCGCCGTATGCTCGATTTCATCGGCGGCATGACGGACAACTTCGCGGTCGATCTCGCTCAGGAAATGGGCGGGCGTCTGCGCGGAGAGTAG
- a CDS encoding ABC transporter substrate-binding protein produces the protein MKGRLLPAGIFLVAVAGQVQAADLTISCGAVGAELQLCKSGVERWEAQTGNSVEVVSTPNSATERLSLYQQILNARSSDIDVFQIDVVWPGMLAPHLIDLKEYLPQNATDGFFGAIVDNNTVEGRLVAMPWFTDAGILYYRKDLLEKYDLEVPTTWAELTEAAQTVQAGERDAGQKDFWGYVFQGRAYEGLTVNALEWIASYPDGGTIVDEDGEITVNNPQAVKALSHAAGWINDISPQGVLNYTEEEARGVFQSGNALFMRNWPYAWDLVQSEQSSIRDKVEVAPLPAGGEDGQSAGVLGGWNLAVSRYSDHPDMAADLVAFLASPEEQKRRAIEGAYNPTIEALYQDPEVLAAVPFFGTLYDTFVSAVPRPAAVTGDNYPRVSNAFFNTVHEVLSGRVTADQGLESLEGELERIKRRRW, from the coding sequence ATGAAAGGCAGACTGCTTCCCGCAGGGATTTTTCTGGTAGCCGTAGCCGGTCAGGTTCAGGCGGCCGATCTCACCATCTCCTGCGGCGCCGTAGGCGCCGAGCTTCAGCTCTGCAAGTCAGGGGTGGAGCGCTGGGAGGCACAGACCGGCAACAGTGTCGAGGTGGTCTCAACGCCCAACTCGGCCACCGAGCGACTGTCGCTGTATCAGCAGATTCTCAATGCCCGTTCCAGCGACATCGATGTTTTCCAGATCGACGTGGTATGGCCCGGCATGCTGGCGCCCCATCTGATCGATCTGAAGGAGTATCTGCCGCAGAACGCAACCGATGGCTTTTTCGGAGCCATCGTCGATAACAACACGGTGGAGGGGCGGCTGGTGGCGATGCCCTGGTTCACCGACGCCGGCATCCTTTACTACCGCAAGGATCTGCTCGAAAAGTACGACCTTGAGGTCCCCACCACCTGGGCTGAACTGACCGAAGCCGCGCAAACCGTCCAGGCGGGCGAGCGGGACGCCGGGCAAAAGGATTTCTGGGGCTACGTGTTCCAGGGGCGTGCCTATGAAGGGCTGACCGTCAACGCGCTGGAGTGGATCGCCAGTTATCCCGATGGCGGCACCATCGTGGACGAGGATGGCGAGATCACTGTTAATAACCCTCAGGCGGTGAAGGCCCTGTCGCACGCCGCCGGATGGATCAACGATATCTCTCCGCAGGGCGTGCTCAACTACACCGAGGAGGAAGCGCGTGGCGTCTTCCAGTCCGGCAATGCGCTGTTCATGCGTAACTGGCCCTATGCCTGGGATCTGGTGCAGTCCGAGCAGAGCAGCATCCGTGACAAGGTCGAGGTGGCACCGCTGCCCGCGGGAGGGGAAGACGGCCAGAGTGCCGGCGTGCTGGGCGGCTGGAATCTGGCGGTTTCGCGCTACAGCGATCATCCCGACATGGCTGCCGATCTGGTCGCGTTTCTCGCCTCACCCGAGGAGCAGAAGCGTCGTGCCATCGAGGGCGCCTACAACCCGACCATCGAAGCCCTCTACCAGGACCCGGAAGTGCTGGCCGCAGTGCCCTTTTTCGGCACGCTCTACGATACCTTCGTTTCGGCCGTGCCTCGTCCGGCGGCCGTGACCGGCGACAACTACCCCCGCGTTTCCAACGCCTTTTTCAACACCGTCCATGAAGTGCTTTCGGGTCGCGTTACCGCCGATCAGGGGCTTGAAAGCCTTGAGGGCGAACTTGAGCGCATCAAGCGGCGCCGCTGGTAA
- a CDS encoding carbohydrate ABC transporter permease, translated as MTAQESHDTVSNSPRHEKSDGGAAGPAGTPRRERGTRVRRQRVRAAWLFLTPMLIGLLLVAGWPLVRTFWFSLTDASLSSLEGSQFIGLENYLVFDDGWYGILADPLWWQSVWNTIYFALVSVSLEAALGVIVALVLNAHFRGRTLVRAAMLIPWAIPTVVSAKIWAWMLNDQFGIINHLLLGLGLIDAPLSWTADASLSMWAVIIVDVWKATPFVALLVLAALQMLPSDCYEAAKVDGIHPVRVFFRVTLPLITPALLVAVIFRALDALRVFDVIYVLTSNAASTMTMSIYARQQLVEFQDVGYGSAASTLLFMIIALVTVVYLYLGRRQLGGGQ; from the coding sequence ATGACCGCACAAGAGTCGCATGACACGGTGTCCAACAGCCCCCGTCACGAGAAGAGTGACGGGGGAGCAGCAGGCCCGGCCGGTACGCCGCGTCGCGAGCGCGGCACCCGGGTCAGACGCCAGCGGGTACGCGCCGCCTGGCTGTTTCTGACCCCGATGCTGATCGGTTTGCTGCTGGTGGCCGGCTGGCCGCTCGTGCGCACCTTCTGGTTCAGCCTCACCGATGCCAGCCTGTCGAGCCTTGAGGGATCGCAGTTCATTGGCCTTGAGAACTATCTGGTTTTCGATGATGGCTGGTACGGCATTCTTGCCGATCCACTGTGGTGGCAGTCGGTATGGAACACGATCTACTTCGCGCTGGTGTCGGTATCGCTGGAGGCCGCGCTGGGCGTGATCGTGGCGCTGGTGCTCAACGCTCACTTTCGCGGCCGTACCCTGGTGCGCGCAGCGATGCTGATCCCCTGGGCGATTCCCACCGTGGTGTCGGCCAAGATCTGGGCGTGGATGCTCAATGACCAGTTCGGCATCATCAATCACCTGCTGCTGGGCCTGGGGCTGATTGATGCGCCGCTGTCGTGGACTGCCGATGCCAGCCTGTCGATGTGGGCCGTGATCATCGTCGACGTCTGGAAGGCGACCCCGTTCGTGGCGCTTCTGGTGCTGGCGGCACTGCAGATGCTGCCCAGCGATTGCTACGAGGCCGCGAAGGTCGATGGCATCCATCCGGTGCGGGTGTTCTTCCGTGTAACCCTGCCGCTGATCACCCCGGCGCTGCTGGTGGCGGTGATCTTTCGCGCCCTGGACGCGCTGCGCGTGTTCGACGTCATCTACGTGCTGACCTCGAATGCTGCCTCGACCATGACGATGTCGATCTACGCCCGCCAGCAGCTGGTGGAGTTCCAGGACGTGGGGTATGGCAGTGCCGCCTCGACGCTTTTGTTCATGATCATCGCGCTGGTCACGGTGGTCTATCTCTATCTCGGACGTCGCCAGCTGGGAGGTGGACAATGA
- a CDS encoding dihydrodipicolinate synthase family protein: MSLDLRGLTPAPVTPFTREGEVDYDAIQKLGAWLGSIDGITGLVVLGHAGEGTFLTSDEQTRVIEAFVESVKGEIPIIAGITREGDYVAAEEAKRAVKAGASAGLVYPSHGWLRFGYQEGAPQERYRRIHEESGLPLILFQYPDNTKATYNLQTQLDIAAQPGVFAMKNGVRNMKRWDTEIPVIRAERPDLQILTCHDEYLLHTMFDVDGALVGYGGIAPEPLIEMIKAGKAKDYPKVRELHDRLLPVTKSVYHRGSHMEGTVALKWALVARGILDHATVRAPLRPLVEGADQEIADAMRQAGLT, translated from the coding sequence ATGTCTCTCGATCTCAGGGGTCTTACGCCTGCGCCGGTAACGCCCTTTACACGTGAAGGCGAAGTCGATTATGACGCCATCCAGAAACTGGGGGCCTGGCTTGGCAGCATTGATGGCATTACAGGGCTGGTCGTATTGGGTCATGCCGGGGAAGGCACGTTTCTGACGTCCGACGAACAAACACGTGTGATCGAAGCCTTTGTCGAGTCGGTCAAGGGCGAAATCCCCATTATCGCGGGCATTACTCGTGAAGGCGATTATGTGGCCGCTGAAGAAGCAAAGCGGGCCGTCAAGGCTGGCGCATCAGCAGGTCTTGTCTATCCATCACACGGCTGGCTGCGTTTTGGCTATCAGGAAGGCGCCCCTCAGGAACGCTATCGCCGCATTCATGAAGAAAGCGGCCTGCCACTTATCCTCTTCCAGTATCCAGACAACACCAAGGCGACCTACAACCTGCAGACCCAGCTCGACATTGCAGCGCAACCCGGCGTCTTTGCCATGAAAAACGGGGTTCGCAACATGAAACGCTGGGACACCGAGATCCCGGTGATTCGCGCCGAGCGGCCTGACCTGCAGATTTTGACCTGTCACGACGAGTATCTGCTGCACACCATGTTTGATGTAGATGGCGCCCTGGTAGGCTACGGCGGTATCGCACCGGAGCCGCTGATCGAAATGATCAAGGCAGGCAAGGCAAAGGATTATCCCAAGGTCCGCGAGCTGCATGACCGTCTGCTACCGGTAACCAAAAGCGTTTATCACCGCGGCTCTCACATGGAAGGCACCGTCGCGCTTAAATGGGCTCTGGTCGCTCGAGGCATCCTCGATCATGCCACGGTGCGCGCACCGCTGAGACCGCTCGTTGAAGGCGCCGATCAGGAAATTGCCGATGCCATGCGCCAGGCCGGCCTGACCTGA
- a CDS encoding Nramp family divalent metal transporter encodes MMNTDLKQSSRAAPGASSVTGRLSIPQMLALMGPAFVAGAWRFGPGALTSAVQAGSQYGYMLLWVILISAVLMFVFNDMAVRLGLASGDSVISVTKRTLGRPVGVLAGLGVFSITLMFAVGNAVGSGLALSLLFGGSVVGWTLASTVAVALLIAMRNTYKAMERLLVALIGLMSIGFFASAILSDPNWVDAAKGLIPRVPAEAGVLLIALIGTNFSINSAFYTGYAIHERNLRKEQYRAITLMDTLPGNIATAIMAMLIIVVASAVLNATGTVATTFPQLASVLEPLAGRMGAILFGMGFFAAAFSSMAANASAGGTLLADALGWDSSLSSWRVKFLVYAIMIWGAGVTVFSKGSPIELIIVAQALTVLVAPFLGIILFVLTQRRDVMGELRNGPLQTILAIIGLIAIFSISFQLLLKLFG; translated from the coding sequence ATGATGAATACTGATCTCAAGCAGTCTTCCAGGGCTGCCCCCGGCGCATCGTCAGTTACCGGGCGTCTTTCAATACCTCAAATGCTGGCCCTCATGGGGCCTGCCTTCGTGGCCGGGGCCTGGCGCTTCGGTCCCGGCGCGCTTACATCGGCTGTTCAGGCCGGCAGCCAATACGGTTACATGCTGCTATGGGTCATCCTGATCTCGGCAGTACTGATGTTCGTCTTCAACGATATGGCAGTAAGGCTCGGGCTGGCGTCAGGTGATTCCGTGATTTCGGTGACCAAAAGAACGCTGGGGCGACCGGTTGGCGTACTGGCCGGACTTGGCGTTTTCTCCATTACCCTGATGTTTGCCGTCGGTAACGCGGTCGGCTCGGGACTCGCCCTGAGCCTGCTGTTTGGAGGATCCGTTGTTGGCTGGACGCTGGCCTCGACCGTGGCCGTAGCGCTGCTCATTGCCATGCGCAATACCTACAAGGCAATGGAGCGACTTCTCGTCGCCCTGATCGGGCTGATGTCGATCGGATTTTTCGCCTCGGCCATCCTGAGCGACCCCAACTGGGTGGACGCGGCAAAGGGATTGATTCCCAGGGTTCCTGCCGAGGCCGGCGTGCTGCTGATTGCGTTGATTGGCACCAACTTTTCAATCAACTCAGCGTTTTATACGGGCTATGCCATTCACGAAAGAAACCTGCGCAAGGAACAGTATCGCGCCATAACGCTGATGGACACGCTACCCGGCAACATCGCGACAGCCATCATGGCCATGCTGATCATTGTCGTGGCATCGGCCGTCCTCAATGCGACCGGCACCGTGGCAACCACCTTTCCTCAATTGGCCAGCGTACTGGAGCCGCTCGCCGGGCGTATGGGCGCAATACTCTTCGGGATGGGCTTTTTTGCAGCGGCCTTCTCATCCATGGCCGCCAATGCTTCGGCTGGTGGCACGCTGCTTGCAGATGCACTCGGCTGGGACAGCAGCCTCTCCTCCTGGCGCGTCAAATTTCTGGTCTACGCCATCATGATCTGGGGCGCCGGAGTCACCGTCTTCTCAAAGGGTTCACCGATCGAGCTGATCATCGTTGCCCAGGCGCTCACCGTACTGGTAGCTCCGTTTCTGGGCATCATTCTCTTTGTGCTGACCCAGCGTCGTGACGTCATGGGAGAACTGAGAAATGGCCCCTTGCAGACAATACTGGCCATCATCGGTCTGATTGCCATTTTTTCCATCTCCTTTCAGTTGCTCCTCAAACTCTTCGGTTAA
- a CDS encoding isocitrate lyase/PEP mutase family protein, translated as MATPSQHDLRYQFRELLAREDCFFTASTFDPMSARIAADLGFEVGILGGSVASLQVLAAPDFALITLSEFVEQATRIGRVARLPIIADADHGYGNALNVMRTIVELERAGVAALTIEDTLLPAKYGRKSTDLVPLEEGVGKIRAALEARIDPAMSIFARTNAGVLSVEDATTRAMAYERAGADGICMVGIRDFDHLESIAEHLNIPLMLVTYDNPELRDRERLARAGVRVVVNGHGAYFAAIKATYDCLREQRQIADGNLNASELSTRYSTLEENREWARRYMDVNE; from the coding sequence ATGGCTACCCCCTCCCAGCACGATCTGCGCTATCAGTTTCGCGAGTTGCTTGCCCGCGAAGACTGCTTCTTCACCGCCTCGACCTTTGATCCCATGTCTGCCCGTATTGCGGCGGACCTGGGATTTGAAGTCGGCATTCTGGGCGGTTCTGTCGCCTCGTTGCAGGTACTGGCCGCGCCCGATTTTGCTCTCATCACGTTGAGCGAATTTGTCGAGCAGGCGACCCGTATCGGTCGCGTGGCGCGTCTGCCGATCATTGCCGATGCTGACCATGGCTACGGTAATGCGCTCAATGTGATGCGCACCATCGTTGAGCTCGAGCGGGCCGGCGTGGCGGCGCTGACCATCGAGGACACGCTGCTGCCGGCCAAGTACGGCCGCAAGTCCACCGATCTGGTGCCACTGGAAGAGGGCGTGGGCAAGATTCGTGCGGCGCTGGAGGCCCGGATTGATCCGGCCATGTCGATCTTTGCCCGTACCAACGCCGGCGTGCTCAGCGTGGAAGATGCCACCACGCGTGCCATGGCCTATGAACGTGCCGGCGCCGACGGCATCTGCATGGTCGGCATTCGTGACTTCGATCATCTGGAAAGCATCGCCGAGCATCTGAATATCCCTCTGATGCTGGTCACCTATGACAATCCCGAACTGCGCGATCGTGAGCGTCTGGCGCGTGCCGGCGTACGTGTGGTGGTCAACGGTCATGGCGCCTATTTTGCCGCCATCAAGGCCACCTATGACTGCCTGCGCGAGCAGCGCCAGATTGCCGATGGCAATCTGAACGCCTCCGAGCTCTCTACCCGCTACTCGACGCTTGAAGAGAACCGCGAATGGGCGCGTCGCTACATGGATGTCAACGAATAA
- a CDS encoding carbohydrate porin — translation MSFVLTRRPLAIAVTVALLGPGSALADQNQSIEQRLAELEARVTASERRASQAEQRAAQAEAALQKQQNSPQLVQQSAGEEELSAGSIPSQVREEEGEGEGLSMSVYARSGLLIGSDRKSAPGGPYLTPAGRSGGAVGRLGNEPDTYVETVFDYNQRFENGAHSLYRIMLADGTTTSNDWTADESQLNVRQAFVEFSDLPSFTGAFENASIWAGKRFDRDNFDIHWLDSDIIFLAGTGAGIYDISVTDSWDTSFSLYGRSFSNYPVVTDEQPQLEGDTDNLILTSNNRFGPWQWMVSGMSANDNDERDNDPRGGIPGDNVADNGFHTMLAYHGDSFFGMGEGTFKTALMYGHGLGGEVKALGSDGNLTEDANTARLAIYGTTYLAPKWRLAPALLAQTSHDRYADGDRYDWVTLSARLANELTENFEMQYEASYQWMDLDPSGYGYEDGNGNEQVFQSVNGGYTKLTIAPTFKPQVGGFWNRPEIRLFATWSDWDEDLNNFSNNDALGSDEFTGSEWTFGTQMEVWF, via the coding sequence ATGTCATTCGTCCTGACTCGCCGCCCGCTGGCGATCGCCGTCACCGTTGCCCTGCTGGGGCCCGGCAGCGCGCTCGCTGATCAGAATCAAAGCATCGAACAACGTCTTGCTGAACTGGAAGCGCGAGTGACCGCTTCCGAGCGCCGCGCCAGTCAGGCTGAACAGCGTGCAGCCCAGGCGGAGGCGGCCCTGCAAAAACAGCAAAATTCGCCGCAGCTGGTGCAGCAATCCGCTGGAGAAGAGGAACTTTCGGCCGGCAGTATCCCCTCTCAGGTGCGCGAGGAAGAGGGTGAAGGCGAAGGGCTATCCATGAGCGTCTATGCCCGTTCGGGCCTTTTGATCGGCAGCGATCGCAAGAGCGCGCCAGGCGGGCCTTACCTGACTCCGGCCGGGCGCTCGGGTGGCGCCGTGGGCCGACTGGGCAATGAACCGGACACCTACGTCGAAACGGTCTTTGACTACAACCAGCGTTTTGAAAACGGCGCCCACTCGCTGTATCGCATCATGCTGGCCGACGGCACCACTACCAGCAACGACTGGACCGCCGACGAATCACAACTCAACGTACGCCAGGCCTTTGTCGAATTCAGCGACCTGCCCAGTTTTACCGGCGCGTTCGAAAACGCCTCGATCTGGGCGGGCAAGCGCTTTGACCGCGATAACTTCGATATCCACTGGCTCGACAGCGACATCATCTTCCTGGCCGGTACCGGCGCGGGTATTTACGACATCAGCGTGACCGACAGCTGGGACACCAGCTTTTCCCTGTACGGGCGCAGCTTCAGCAATTATCCCGTGGTCACCGATGAGCAGCCACAGCTCGAGGGCGACACCGACAACCTGATCCTGACCTCCAACAACCGCTTCGGCCCCTGGCAGTGGATGGTCAGCGGCATGTCGGCCAATGACAACGACGAGCGCGATAATGATCCGCGCGGTGGCATACCGGGCGACAACGTCGCCGACAACGGCTTCCATACCATGCTGGCCTATCATGGCGACAGCTTCTTCGGCATGGGCGAAGGTACCTTCAAGACCGCTCTGATGTATGGCCACGGGCTGGGCGGTGAGGTGAAAGCGCTGGGCTCCGACGGCAATCTGACCGAGGATGCCAATACGGCGCGGCTGGCGATTTACGGCACCACCTATCTTGCTCCGAAATGGCGCCTCGCCCCGGCGCTGCTGGCCCAGACCAGCCATGACCGCTACGCCGACGGCGATCGCTACGACTGGGTGACCCTCAGTGCACGGCTGGCCAACGAGCTGACCGAAAACTTCGAGATGCAGTACGAGGCCAGCTACCAGTGGATGGATCTCGATCCGTCGGGATACGGATATGAAGATGGCAACGGCAATGAGCAGGTTTTCCAGAGCGTCAACGGCGGCTATACAAAGCTGACGATTGCCCCGACCTTCAAGCCGCAGGTCGGCGGCTTCTGGAATCGTCCCGAGATCCGCCTGTTCGCCACCTGGAGTGACTGGGACGAGGACCTCAACAACTTCTCCAACAATGATGCGCTGGGCAGCGACGAATTCACCGGCAGCGAGTGGACCTTCGGCACCCAGATGGAAGTGTGGTTCTAG
- a CDS encoding carbohydrate ABC transporter permease, whose product MRLRTLKAVALKIGFWALVAVLVLYAVFPFYYAIVTSLKPSSQLFEVSYWVDSLDFSNYVAVLSQPTFLAAIRNSVIVAISVVIIALLLGLTAAWALGRVRFRGRTTVMMIVLGVSMFPQVAVLSGLFEVIRTLDLYNSPGGLILSYTIFTLPFTVWILTTFMRQLPDELEEAAIVDGASPWVTLTKVFMPLLWPAMATTGLLAFIAAWNEFLFALTFTLTDSQRTVPVAIALISGGSQYELPWGPIMAASVIVTVPLVVLVVIFQRRIVSGLTAGAVKG is encoded by the coding sequence ATGAGACTGCGCACATTGAAGGCCGTCGCCCTGAAGATCGGCTTCTGGGCGCTGGTGGCAGTGCTGGTGCTCTACGCTGTCTTCCCCTTTTACTACGCCATCGTGACCTCGCTGAAACCCTCCAGCCAGCTCTTCGAGGTGAGCTACTGGGTCGATAGCCTGGATTTCTCCAACTATGTGGCGGTGCTTTCGCAGCCGACCTTTCTGGCCGCCATCCGCAATTCGGTGATCGTTGCCATCAGCGTGGTGATCATTGCCCTGCTGCTGGGCCTGACAGCCGCCTGGGCGCTGGGCCGGGTGCGCTTTCGCGGGCGTACCACGGTGATGATGATCGTGCTGGGGGTGTCAATGTTCCCTCAGGTCGCGGTGCTTTCGGGACTGTTCGAGGTAATTCGTACGCTTGATCTCTACAACTCTCCCGGTGGACTGATCCTGAGCTACACCATCTTCACCCTGCCATTCACGGTGTGGATTCTGACCACCTTCATGCGCCAGCTCCCCGACGAGCTCGAGGAGGCCGCGATCGTGGATGGCGCCTCGCCCTGGGTCACCCTCACCAAGGTGTTCATGCCGCTTTTGTGGCCGGCGATGGCCACCACCGGGCTTCTGGCCTTTATCGCGGCATGGAACGAATTCCTGTTTGCCCTGACCTTCACCCTGACCGATTCGCAGCGCACGGTACCGGTGGCGATCGCGCTGATCTCCGGCGGCAGCCAGTACGAGCTGCCATGGGGGCCGATCATGGCTGCCTCGGTGATCGTGACCGTACCGCTGGTGGTGCTGGTGGTGATCTTCCAGCGGCGTATCGTCTCCGGGCTTACTGCCGGTGCCGTCAAGGGCTGA
- a CDS encoding LacI family DNA-binding transcriptional regulator, which translates to MNNKPVTMQEVARAAGVSTSTVSRVLDERLPRSNSPAAERVRQVAEALGYKRDILASSLRRGGSGTIGVLVPRLSDTVMALIYEAISQAAKERHYFTIVATSGDAPESERQAAESLLNRRVDGLILATSRLDDQLPSHLREQGIAHSLVLRTDGTSPSSLGDDIQGGYLATRHLLDLGHTDIGLVAGPGFASSARDRQAGFRRAMQEASVEVNEQWIMGSEFGMESGEESGMKLLSGASRPTAIFAVNDNLAIGVMAAAHRLGIELGASLSLVGYNNIPLCSRLPVPLTSVHIPFDYIAHHAVDLLFTDNSEHVIRRAMPSLIPRASSSRLK; encoded by the coding sequence ATGAATAACAAGCCGGTTACGATGCAGGAGGTGGCCAGGGCCGCAGGCGTCAGTACATCCACCGTCTCACGGGTATTGGATGAACGCTTGCCACGCTCGAACAGCCCTGCTGCCGAGCGTGTCAGGCAGGTTGCCGAAGCACTCGGTTACAAGCGCGATATTCTGGCATCAAGCCTTCGCCGTGGGGGGAGTGGAACCATCGGCGTGCTGGTGCCACGTCTTAGCGATACGGTCATGGCGCTGATTTATGAAGCGATTTCCCAGGCGGCAAAGGAGCGCCATTACTTCACGATTGTAGCGACCAGTGGCGATGCACCGGAAAGTGAGCGTCAGGCCGCCGAGTCGCTCTTGAATCGACGCGTTGATGGTTTGATTCTCGCCACCAGTCGCCTGGATGATCAGCTTCCCTCACATCTTCGTGAACAGGGCATTGCGCATTCACTGGTTTTGCGTACGGATGGCACCAGCCCTTCCTCGCTTGGGGATGATATTCAGGGAGGATATCTTGCGACTCGCCATCTTCTTGATCTCGGTCATACGGATATCGGGCTGGTAGCGGGTCCGGGGTTCGCCTCCAGTGCGCGCGATAGACAGGCGGGGTTTCGTCGCGCCATGCAGGAGGCCAGCGTGGAAGTGAATGAGCAGTGGATCATGGGGTCCGAGTTTGGCATGGAGTCGGGCGAAGAATCGGGAATGAAGCTGCTGTCCGGGGCATCTCGTCCCACCGCTATCTTTGCGGTCAACGACAATCTGGCCATCGGTGTCATGGCAGCCGCCCATCGTCTCGGCATTGAGCTTGGTGCCTCACTGTCGCTGGTAGGTTATAACAATATTCCGCTTTGTAGCCGACTGCCGGTACCGCTAACCTCGGTGCATATACCGTTTGACTACATCGCGCATCATGCCGTCGATCTGTTGTTTACCGACAATTCCGAGCATGTCATTCGCCGCGCCATGCCCAGCCTGATTCCCAGGGCCTCATCAAGTCGCTTGAAATAA